A single genomic interval of Nomascus leucogenys isolate Asia chromosome 3, Asia_NLE_v1, whole genome shotgun sequence harbors:
- the SUMO4 gene encoding LOW QUALITY PROTEIN: small ubiquitin-related modifier 4 (The sequence of the model RefSeq protein was modified relative to this genomic sequence to represent the inferred CDS: inserted 1 base in 1 codon; deleted 1 base in 1 codon) produces the protein MDFKNRIWQQPMGGRNSSCWRTQWEGREPIMCTHPLPHPLLSPPAAPPAACVLVRCGPATSFVKQQLRRLVLAMANKKPAEGVKTENKNHINLKVVGQDDSVVQFKRQTPLSKLMKAYCERRGLSXQIRFRCDGQPISGTDTPAQLEMEDEDTIDVFQQPAGGVY, from the exons atggattttaaaaacaggatCTGGCAGCAGCCAATGGGAGGCCGCAACAGCTCGTGCTGGCGCACacagtgggaggggagggagccCATTATGTGCACGCACCCTCTCCCTCATCCACTGCTGTCACCTCCTGCTGCTCCTCCTGCTGCTTGTGTACTCGTTAGGTGCGGACCCGCCACCTCTTTTGTGAAGCAGCAGCTGAGGAGACTGGTGCTCGCCATGGCCAACAAAAAGCCTGCAGAAGGAGTCAAGACTGAGAACAAGAATCATATTAATTTGAAGGTGGTG GGACAGGATGATTCTGTGGTGCAGTTTAAGAGGCAGACACCACTTAGTAAACTAATGAAAGCCTATTGTGAACGACGGGGATTGT GGCAGATCAGATTCCGATGCGATGGGCAACCAATCAGTGGAACAGACACACCTGCACAGTTGGAAATGGAAGATGAAGATACAATTGATGTGTTTCAACAGCCTGCGGGAGGTGTCTACTGA